Within the Deltaproteobacteria bacterium genome, the region CCGACGCGGCCCTCGCGCGATACGCCGCCGCCCTCGGCCTCGCCGTTCAGCGGCCTTGAGCTCCGAGCTGCGAGCTTCGAGCCTCAGGGCGTGAGCGCCCTCGCTCGGTCTTCGAGCTGTGTCACGACCCGGATCAAGGCCTCGAGCAGGGCCTCGTCGATCTCGGCTTCACCTTCGTACTCCGCGAGGTTTCGCTTTCGGTGCGCCTGATCCAGCACTCGCCAATCGCTCGACTCCAGGCCCAGAGTGTGGGGCAGAGCCTGGAAGACGAGGTAGCGGCTCCTGGCGCGGAAGCCCCGGGCGCGGAGCGCTGCCAGGGCGAAGGCGTGGGCGGCATTGTAGGCGAGATCGAAGCGGCTCTCGGCGGAGAGCCGTGGACTTCGAGCATCCTTCAGCCGGACCGCACCGGAGTGGATCAGTCCACGGAGCTCATCATCGTCGGGCGGCTCGGGGTGGAGCTGTCCGATCCGGACCAGGTTCTCGAGCTCAGCGCTGCTCATCGAGGTCGTCTGGTTCTCCGATCAGGGGGATGGTCTCACCCGAGAGGACCCGGGTCAGGAAGGCCTTTCCGGCCGCACGCCGGCTTCGAAACTCGGCGAGAGTATAGAGGGTGGGGCTGACACTCCGGCCGAGGCGCGCTTCCACCGGCGCCAGCACCGAGAAGAGCGCCTCGAGGGTGAGCCCGTCGGATACGACGAGGAGGTCGATGTCACTGGCCGCGCGATCCTCTCCCCGGGCCAGGGATCCGTAGAGGAGGGCGAGGCGGATCTCGCTTTCGAGCGTGGAGAGTGCGGCCCGGAGCTCCGTCGCTGGACCGAGGGTCTTCCGGGCGATGGATCGAAGCTCCTCGAAGATCGGGGAGGAGGGATCCGCCTGGTAGTGCTTCTGGGTACCGACCCGGTGGACCCGCAGCAGCCCGCTGCGAGACCATCGCTCGAGCACCCGCTGCACGGATCCCGAACCCACCCCGACCATCGAGATCAGCTCGGAGGTGAAGAAGCTGCGCTCGGGCTGACCGAAGAGGAGCCCGAGGAGGCGCTGCTGGGTCGAGGAGAAGAGCGCCCCGGCCAGGCCCGAGTCTCCCTGGTGTGGTTTACCCATATTGGGAATATACATTCCCGATTTGGGTATGTCATCTCTCCGACCCCTCAGCGGGCGTTGTTGGCGCGGGGCGAGGAGCGCCAGCGCAGGGCCAGGCCGAAGGTGGGCGAGAAGGCGTGCTCGTAGCCCAGGGCCGAGCCGGTCTGCATCCCGAGGCGGGCGTTGGCCTGGAGATCCCAGTGCTCGGCGAGGCCGAGGCGCACCCCCGCCTCGAGGTCCATCCGGGGCGCGGTGCCCCCGCAGGCGTGCTCGGTGGTGCAGGCGTTGCCGAAGAAGGTGCCGATCCCCAGGCCGACGTGGACATCGACCCGCGGTTGAATCCCCTTGGGCCAGGGCCGGAGGTAGCGGCGCAGGAAGCCCTGCAGGACGCCGAGGAGGTTGCCCGGCTGATCCACCACCAGCGGGTGGAGGTCCAGGCGGCCGCCGAGCTCGAAGCGCCCGCCGCCGGCCACCTCGAGGGTCGCGCCGGCGGTGGTGTTCCCCCAGGGCAGGACCCGGGCCACCGAGGGTGAGAGCGAGACCGTGTAGCGGTGGGGGGCGAGGGAGCGATCGAACTTCCCGGCCGCCGCGCTCCCGGGGATCGCCAACAGGATCAAGGTCGAGAGGAGGAGGCGCCGCATCGCCCCATCCTATCGTCCCGCCGGCCTCCACGCTCGTACTCTCCCGGGGATGGCGAAGCGGATCCCGGCGAAGGTGAAGGCGAGGCTGGACGAGCTCGACGCGCGGATCGCGCCCCTCTGCAACGAGGCGGATCGCGCGGGGCTGATGAGGTTCGTCCCCTCTAGCGCGATCATCCTCGGGGCGAAGGTGCCGAAGCTCCGTCAGCTCGCGAAGGAGCTCTGGCTCGAGTGGGAGAAGCCGCCCGTCGAGGAGCTGATCGCCCTGATGGACGTCGTCTGCCGTCGGTCGCACCGCGAGCGCTTCCTGGTGCTGGTCTTCCTCCTCCAGCGGGTCCGGCGCTTCGCCGAGCACGAAGAGCTCTGGGAGGCCATCGACGGCTGGGTGGACGCCTGCGTCGACTGGGAGATGGTCGATCAGCTCGCCGGGGCGGTGGCCGGCGAGTTCCTCGTCGGTGCGCCCCCGGCCCGGGTGAAGCGGCTCCTGGAGTGGACGGCCTCGGTGAACCTCTGGCGGCGGCGCTTCGCCCTGCGCGAGGCCTGCCGCAGCGGCGGGAGCGACCTCGTCTTCGACTTCCTGGTGGCGCACCGGGGCGAGATCCACCGCCGGACCCTCACCGAGAGCACGAAGAAGCTCTCCGACCGGCAAAAAGTGGCCCTGAGGGACTGAAAACCACGCCGCAGCGTGTCAAAGCCGGAAAAGCGGAGTAGAAGATCCGGCGATGCCGGAGATCGGACAGAAGGAGCGCCGTAGAGCGCAGATCCTGGAGGTGGCCGGGCAGGTCTTCGCGGACCTGGGCTACCCCCGGACCACCATCGACGAGATCGTCAGCCGCGCGGGCGTGGCCCGCGGCACCTTCTATCTCTACTTCAAGGACCGCCGCTCGGTCTTCGAGGCCCTGGTCGACGAGTTCTTCGCGGCCCTGCGCGAGGCGGTGCACACGATCGAGATCGACTCGGAGATCCCGCCCCTCGATCAGCTGCGCGCCAACCTGGTGCGCTCCACCGAGCTGGCCCGGGACAACCCGGCCATGCTGAAGGTGGCCCTGGATCAGGCCGCCGGCCTCGACCCGGAGCTGGACGAGCGGCTGGAGGCCTTCTGGGGCGCGGTCCTCGAGCTCATCGAGAGCTCCCTGGCCACCGGCCAGGCCATGGGCCTGGTGCGGGAGGGTGACGCCGGCCTCTTCGCGGTGATGGCCCTGGGCCTGGTCAAGGAGGTCCTCCTCGAGTGGCACGACCGGGACGACCTCGACGCCGAGCACCTCGCCGGGGAGATCCTGCGCTTCGTCGGCGGGGGCATCCTCACCGAGTACGCCCGGTAGCTCGCCGGCGGCGTTCCCGCCCGATAGAATGGTGGTTTCTCTTGGAGGGAGGAGCCCCCATGCGTAACGGGATCATCGCCATCGTCGGTCTCTCGCTCGTGCTCGGCAGCCTGGCCTGCGGCGGCGAGGGCACGCCGGATCAGGTCGTGCTCGGAGACGGCGACTTCACCAAGACCGACGGCAAGTGGGACAGCTCGGCCGTGGCGGTCTTCCTCGACTTCGAGTTCGACGCCGAGGTCTACACCTCGTCGCGCTGGCGCATCGAGCAGCAGATCGAGGATCAGCTCCTCTACACGATCGGCCAGCTCAACGGTGAGACCTCGGTGGGCCGCCTCGACAAGCTGACGCTCACCGACGTCCGGACCGTCTCGGAGGGCTCGGGCTTCCTGACGACCTACCACGCGGTGCTGCCGGTGGCCTGGGGCAAGCGCGACGACGTGCCCGCCGAGTACGCCCTGCTCCTGCCCCGGGACAACACCTCCGCCGGCCAGGACGCCTTCACCGAGAAGTACTCCCACTCCT harbors:
- a CDS encoding DNA alkylation repair protein; the encoded protein is MAKRIPAKVKARLDELDARIAPLCNEADRAGLMRFVPSSAIILGAKVPKLRQLAKELWLEWEKPPVEELIALMDVVCRRSHRERFLVLVFLLQRVRRFAEHEELWEAIDGWVDACVDWEMVDQLAGAVAGEFLVGAPPARVKRLLEWTASVNLWRRRFALREACRSGGSDLVFDFLVAHRGEIHRRTLTESTKKLSDRQKVALRD
- a CDS encoding nucleotidyltransferase domain-containing protein produces the protein MGKPHQGDSGLAGALFSSTQQRLLGLLFGQPERSFFTSELISMVGVGSGSVQRVLERWSRSGLLRVHRVGTQKHYQADPSSPIFEELRSIARKTLGPATELRAALSTLESEIRLALLYGSLARGEDRAASDIDLLVVSDGLTLEALFSVLAPVEARLGRSVSPTLYTLAEFRSRRAAGKAFLTRVLSGETIPLIGEPDDLDEQR
- a CDS encoding TetR/AcrR family transcriptional regulator, translating into MPEIGQKERRRAQILEVAGQVFADLGYPRTTIDEIVSRAGVARGTFYLYFKDRRSVFEALVDEFFAALREAVHTIEIDSEIPPLDQLRANLVRSTELARDNPAMLKVALDQAAGLDPELDERLEAFWGAVLELIESSLATGQAMGLVREGDAGLFAVMALGLVKEVLLEWHDRDDLDAEHLAGEILRFVGGGILTEYAR